In Sulfitobacter sp. M39, the following proteins share a genomic window:
- a CDS encoding glycosyltransferase family protein, with product MKVSIVVTHLLGTGHLARALTLGRAYGAAGHDVQVVSGGMPAPQLNRDGVDVVQLPPLRSDGVDFARLLDEHGTLASEALKAARREMLVTHIQTRAPDLLITELFPFGRRTLKAEFLALLDAADALPTRPLICASVRDILAPPSKPAKAQLADDLVAQYYGAVLVHADEAVTPLSLSWPVSDAMQGKLRYTGFVAPPPASPHPDRLGAGEIIVSAGGGDVGAHVFDTCRGAAARDAGRVWRLLLGGQDAAARSATLMQDAPANVVIEPARPEFRQMLYHAAASVSLCGYNTALDVLQSGVRALFVPFDAGNEVEQGLRADALSALSGIEVLRSADLAPDTLLSALATLHATPARPAQTDGFDGAARTVTLTETMRKGTR from the coding sequence ATGAAGGTCAGCATCGTCGTCACGCATCTGCTGGGCACCGGCCATCTGGCCCGCGCCCTGACCCTTGGCCGCGCCTATGGGGCGGCGGGGCATGATGTGCAGGTTGTTTCGGGCGGGATGCCTGCACCGCAGTTGAACCGCGACGGCGTTGACGTGGTGCAACTGCCGCCGCTGCGCTCTGACGGCGTGGATTTCGCGCGGCTGCTGGATGAACACGGCACGCTTGCCTCTGAAGCGTTGAAGGCAGCGCGACGCGAGATGCTGGTCACCCACATCCAGACCCGCGCCCCCGATCTGCTAATCACCGAACTGTTCCCCTTTGGGCGCCGCACCCTCAAGGCAGAGTTCCTGGCCCTGCTTGATGCCGCAGATGCCCTGCCCACGCGCCCGCTGATCTGCGCATCGGTACGCGATATCCTTGCGCCGCCGTCCAAACCTGCCAAGGCGCAGCTGGCCGATGATCTGGTGGCGCAATATTACGGTGCGGTGCTGGTCCATGCGGACGAGGCCGTGACGCCGCTATCGCTCAGTTGGCCGGTGTCCGACGCGATGCAGGGCAAACTGCGCTATACCGGTTTCGTCGCACCGCCCCCCGCCAGCCCCCATCCCGACCGGCTTGGCGCGGGCGAGATTATCGTCAGCGCGGGGGGGGGCGATGTGGGCGCGCATGTGTTCGACACCTGCCGCGGCGCGGCCGCGCGTGATGCGGGACGGGTCTGGCGCTTGTTGCTGGGGGGGCAGGATGCGGCCGCACGCAGCGCCACGCTGATGCAGGATGCCCCCGCGAATGTGGTGATCGAACCGGCGCGCCCCGAATTCCGCCAGATGCTGTATCACGCCGCGGCCTCTGTCTCTTTGTGCGGCTACAATACCGCGCTGGATGTGCTGCAAAGCGGGGTGCGCGCGCTGTTTGTCCCTTTTGACGCCGGCAACGAGGTGGAACAGGGACTGCGCGCCGATGCGCTGTCGGCGCTGTCGGGGATCGAGGTGCTGCGCAGCGCTGATCTCGCACCGGACACACTGCTATCCGCCTTGGCAACTCTGCACGCCACCCCGGCCCGACCTGCGCAGACAGACGGGTTTGACGGGGCCGCGAGGACGGTCACCCTGACCGAGACCATGCGAAAGGGCACGCGATGA
- a CDS encoding histidine phosphatase family protein: MIRLALLRHGHTSWNRAGRIQGRTDIPLDDDARAGLAALALPAPWDRADLVSSPLSRAAETARLVADRAPKTTPALMEMDWGQWEGLHGVELKADPASGFRDIEDWGWGYTPPGGESPDSLRERLIPWANSLTRDTVAVCHIGVMRVLLAYATGWDFAGPAPFQIKRNRLYLLDISPKGWTAHPEPIRLEPRL, translated from the coding sequence GTGATCCGGCTTGCCCTGCTCCGCCACGGACATACAAGCTGGAACCGTGCTGGCCGCATTCAGGGGCGCACGGATATCCCGCTGGATGATGACGCCCGCGCCGGTCTGGCGGCGTTGGCATTGCCCGCGCCTTGGGACCGTGCCGATCTTGTATCAAGCCCCCTGTCTCGCGCCGCTGAAACCGCCCGATTGGTCGCAGACCGCGCGCCGAAAACCACGCCCGCGCTGATGGAGATGGACTGGGGCCAATGGGAAGGGCTGCACGGCGTAGAGCTTAAGGCAGACCCCGCCAGCGGGTTCCGCGATATCGAGGATTGGGGCTGGGGCTACACCCCACCCGGTGGCGAAAGCCCCGACAGCCTGCGCGAACGGCTGATCCCTTGGGCCAACAGCTTGACGCGCGATACTGTCGCCGTCTGCCATATCGGCGTGATGCGTGTTTTGCTGGCCTATGCGACCGGCTGGGATTTCGCTGGCCCCGCCCCCTTTCAGATCAAGCGCAACCGCTTATATCTGCTGGATATTTCACCCAAGGGCTGGACTGCCCACCCTGAACCCATCCGACTGGAGCCGCGCTTATGA
- the lepA gene encoding translation elongation factor 4: MTPLSHIRNFSIVAHIDHGKSTLADRLIQETNTVSLRDMKAQMLDSMDIERERGITIKAQTVRINYTAQNGEEYILNLIDTPGHVDFAYEVSRSMRAVEGSLLVVDSTQGVEAQTLANVYHAIDADHEIVPVLNKIDLPASDCDRVAEQIEDVIGIDASEAIQVSAKTGQGIVETLEAIVHKLPAPTGTQDAPLKAMLVDSWYDSYLGVIVLVRIMDGQLKKGDRIRMMQNGSVHHVDRIGVFRPAMTEIDSLNPGEIGFLTASIKQVRDTRVGDTITHEKKGTETPLPGFKPAQPVVFCGLFPVDAAEFEDLRDSIEKLALNDASFSFEMETSAALGFGFRCGFLGLLHLEVIRDRIEREYDIDLITTAPSVIYDIHMKDGTVEQLHNPADMPDLTFVDHIEEPRIKATILVPDDYLGDVLKLCQDRRGIQMDLTYAGSRAMVVYDLPLNEVVFDFYDRLKSVTKGYASFDYQMIGYREDALVKMSILVNDEPVDALSTMVHRDRAEMRGRAMVEKLKDLIPRHMFKIPIQAAIGGKVIARETLSAMRKDVTAKCYGGDASRKRKLLDKQKAGKKKMRQFGKVDIPQEAFISALKMDS, translated from the coding sequence ATGACACCACTTTCACATATCCGCAATTTCTCCATCGTCGCGCACATCGATCATGGTAAATCCACGCTCGCCGATCGCCTGATCCAAGAGACGAACACCGTTTCCCTGCGCGATATGAAAGCGCAGATGCTCGACTCGATGGATATCGAGCGCGAGCGCGGGATCACGATCAAGGCCCAGACGGTGCGGATCAACTACACCGCCCAGAACGGCGAGGAATATATCCTCAATCTGATCGACACCCCCGGTCACGTCGACTTTGCCTACGAGGTCTCTCGCTCCATGCGCGCGGTCGAAGGATCGCTGCTGGTCGTGGACAGCACCCAAGGCGTAGAGGCGCAGACGCTCGCCAATGTGTATCACGCGATTGATGCGGATCACGAGATCGTGCCGGTTCTCAACAAGATCGACCTGCCTGCGTCCGACTGCGACCGCGTGGCGGAACAGATCGAGGATGTGATCGGGATCGATGCTTCCGAAGCCATTCAGGTGTCCGCGAAAACCGGGCAGGGCATTGTCGAAACGCTTGAAGCGATCGTGCACAAGCTGCCTGCGCCTACCGGCACGCAGGACGCGCCGCTCAAGGCGATGCTGGTCGATTCATGGTACGACAGCTATCTGGGCGTCATCGTTCTAGTGCGGATCATGGATGGTCAGCTGAAAAAAGGCGACCGTATCCGCATGATGCAGAACGGGTCGGTGCACCACGTTGACCGCATCGGCGTTTTCCGCCCCGCCATGACCGAGATCGACAGCCTCAACCCCGGCGAGATCGGGTTTCTGACCGCATCGATCAAGCAGGTCCGCGACACGCGGGTCGGGGATACGATCACCCACGAGAAAAAGGGCACCGAGACCCCGCTGCCGGGCTTTAAGCCAGCGCAGCCCGTGGTGTTCTGTGGTCTGTTCCCGGTGGACGCCGCCGAGTTCGAAGACCTGCGCGACAGTATCGAAAAGCTGGCGCTGAACGACGCGTCTTTCAGCTTCGAGATGGAAACATCCGCCGCCCTGGGTTTCGGTTTCCGCTGCGGCTTCCTTGGCCTGCTGCACCTTGAAGTCATTCGTGACCGGATCGAGCGCGAGTATGACATCGACCTGATCACCACCGCGCCGTCGGTTATCTATGACATCCACATGAAAGACGGCACGGTCGAGCAGTTGCACAACCCCGCAGACATGCCAGACCTGACCTTCGTAGATCACATCGAAGAGCCACGCATCAAGGCGACCATCCTTGTGCCGGATGACTATCTTGGTGACGTGCTCAAGCTGTGTCAGGACCGTCGTGGCATCCAGATGGACCTGACCTATGCGGGCAGCCGCGCGATGGTTGTCTATGATCTGCCGCTGAACGAAGTGGTTTTCGACTTCTATGACCGGCTGAAGTCGGTGACCAAGGGCTATGCCTCGTTCGACTATCAGATGATCGGCTACCGCGAAGATGCGTTGGTCAAGATGTCTATTCTGGTCAACGACGAACCTGTTGATGCGCTCAGCACCATGGTGCACCGCGACCGCGCCGAAATGCGTGGCCGGGCGATGGTTGAAAAGCTCAAGGATCTGATCCCGCGGCACATGTTCAAGATCCCGATTCAGGCAGCCATCGGCGGCAAGGTGATCGCGCGCGAAACCCTATCGGCGATGCGCAAGGACGTGACCGCGAAATGCTACGGCGGCGATGCCTCGCGGAAACGCAAGCTGTTGGATAAACAGAAGGCGGGTAAAAAGAAGATGCGCCAGTTTGGCAAGGTCGACATCCCGCAAGAGGCATTTATCTCTGCCTTGAAGATGGACAGCTAA
- a CDS encoding glycosyltransferase family 4 protein, with translation MTDTPAPLAIVVKGWPRLSETFIAQELVALEEAGLRFDIWSLRHPTDTKTHPLHDRLQARVRYLPEYLRDDPERVAAAQEAAKAMPGYDAARAVFQQDLARDDTPNRRRRFGQACVMAHELPAETRGIYAHFLHTPSSVARYAAILRGLPWSFSAHAKDIWTSPEWELREKLDPASHGAAFGATCTDFNAQHLRKLTSAPERIDLVYHGLDLARFPEPPTRVQRAKSDPFQMMSVGRMVEKKGFDNLIDALALLPNEFDWHWTHIGGGDLSEPMKTRAETHGINDRITWRGACDQPEVIAAMRAADLFVLPSRIAKDGDRDGLPNVLMEAASQKLPLLSTPVSAIPEFITSGTTGVLSDDAPAALAEAMQRFAEDPSLGPRLAEAAHDRLQAEFTMAPGIRQLHKRLTAMLAQGG, from the coding sequence ATGACCGACACCCCCGCCCCTCTCGCCATTGTGGTCAAAGGCTGGCCGCGCCTGTCCGAGACCTTCATCGCGCAGGAACTCGTCGCCCTTGAAGAAGCCGGTCTGCGGTTCGACATCTGGTCGTTGCGCCATCCGACCGACACGAAAACCCACCCGTTGCACGACCGGCTGCAAGCGCGTGTGCGCTATTTGCCGGAATATCTGCGCGACGATCCCGAACGTGTGGCCGCGGCACAAGAGGCCGCGAAAGCCATGCCCGGTTACGACGCGGCACGGGCGGTTTTCCAACAAGACCTCGCCCGCGACGATACCCCTAACCGCCGCCGCCGCTTTGGTCAGGCTTGCGTCATGGCACATGAGCTCCCCGCCGAGACCCGCGGCATCTATGCGCATTTCCTGCACACCCCGTCCTCGGTCGCGCGCTATGCCGCGATCCTGCGGGGCCTACCGTGGAGCTTTTCTGCCCACGCCAAGGACATCTGGACCTCGCCCGAATGGGAGTTGCGCGAAAAGCTGGACCCCGCCAGCCACGGTGCCGCCTTTGGTGCCACCTGCACGGACTTTAACGCGCAACATCTGCGTAAGCTAACCTCCGCCCCGGAGCGGATTGATCTGGTCTACCACGGGCTAGATCTGGCGCGTTTCCCCGAACCGCCAACCCGGGTCCAACGGGCCAAAAGCGATCCGTTCCAGATGATGTCTGTCGGGCGCATGGTCGAGAAGAAGGGCTTTGACAACCTGATCGACGCGCTGGCGCTGCTGCCGAATGAGTTTGACTGGCACTGGACCCATATCGGCGGCGGGGACCTGTCGGAACCGATGAAAACACGCGCTGAAACGCACGGGATCAACGACCGGATCACTTGGCGCGGGGCCTGCGACCAGCCAGAGGTGATCGCGGCCATGCGCGCCGCCGATCTGTTCGTGCTGCCCTCGCGCATTGCCAAGGACGGTGACCGTGACGGGCTGCCCAATGTGCTGATGGAAGCGGCAAGCCAGAAGCTTCCGCTGCTCAGCACCCCCGTATCGGCCATCCCCGAGTTCATCACCAGCGGCACCACCGGCGTGCTAAGCGACGATGCCCCCGCCGCCCTTGCCGAAGCGATGCAGCGCTTTGCGGAGGATCCATCGCTTGGCCCTCGGCTGGCCGAAGCCGCCCATGACCGGCTGCAAGCAGAGTTCACCATGGCCCCCGGCATTCGCCAGCTACACAAACGGCTGACGGCAATGCTCGCACAGGGCGGCTGA
- a CDS encoding glycosyltransferase family protein — translation MRQTVSNNARDGKPARRVLFYSHDTFGLGHLRRSRALAAALMDGDEDASAIILTGSPVAGRFTFPKGVDHIRLPGVTKLADGSYVAQTLGLDIDEVTSLRAGLIRTAIEEYTPDLLIVDKEPTGFRGELLPSLDWLREHGNTKVVLGLRDVLDEPEVLAAEWERKGAVEATEKYYDEIWVYGMRDVYDPTKGLPLSQAAHDRMHWTGYLRREAPDETPPAEEPYVLITPGGGGDGAAMVSLVLDAYEQDPDLTPNAKLIYGPFLSGDVRDAFDARVAKLGGRVTALGFDSRIEQLYVGAEGVVCMGGYNTFCEVLSFDKRAVIVPRTVPRLEQWIRASRAEELGLVRMLEETRDGMTPQAMIAAIRNLPHQNKPSQAGADGLLDGLDVVVERGRALMGGGA, via the coding sequence ATGCGCCAGACGGTCTCGAACAACGCCCGCGATGGCAAACCAGCGCGGCGGGTGCTATTCTATAGCCACGACACCTTTGGATTGGGCCACTTACGGCGGTCGCGCGCACTGGCTGCCGCCTTGATGGACGGGGACGAAGATGCCTCGGCCATCATCCTGACAGGATCGCCCGTCGCAGGGCGTTTCACCTTTCCCAAAGGCGTCGACCACATCCGCCTTCCCGGCGTGACGAAGCTGGCCGACGGCAGCTATGTGGCGCAAACGCTTGGCCTTGATATCGACGAGGTCACCTCCCTGCGGGCCGGCCTGATCCGCACCGCGATCGAGGAATACACCCCCGATCTGCTGATCGTGGATAAAGAGCCGACGGGCTTTCGCGGGGAACTGCTGCCTAGCCTTGACTGGCTGCGCGAGCATGGCAACACCAAAGTTGTGCTAGGCCTGCGCGACGTGCTGGACGAACCCGAAGTGCTAGCCGCCGAATGGGAACGCAAAGGCGCGGTTGAGGCGACCGAGAAATACTATGACGAGATTTGGGTCTACGGCATGCGAGATGTCTATGATCCGACCAAGGGGCTGCCGCTGTCGCAGGCCGCCCACGACCGGATGCATTGGACCGGCTATCTGCGCCGCGAGGCCCCGGACGAAACACCCCCCGCCGAAGAGCCCTATGTGCTGATTACCCCCGGCGGCGGCGGGGACGGTGCCGCGATGGTGTCACTGGTGCTGGACGCCTACGAGCAAGACCCCGACCTGACGCCGAATGCCAAGCTGATCTACGGCCCCTTCCTGTCCGGCGACGTCCGCGACGCCTTTGACGCGCGGGTGGCCAAGCTGGGCGGGCGGGTGACCGCGCTTGGCTTTGATAGCCGGATCGAACAGCTTTATGTCGGGGCCGAAGGCGTGGTTTGCATGGGCGGTTACAACACCTTCTGCGAGGTGCTGTCTTTTGACAAACGCGCCGTCATCGTGCCGCGCACCGTGCCCCGGTTGGAACAATGGATCCGCGCCAGCCGCGCCGAAGAGCTTGGGCTCGTCCGCATGCTGGAAGAAACCCGTGATGGCATGACGCCGCAGGCGATGATCGCCGCAATCCGCAACCTGCCGCATCAGAACAAACCCTCGCAAGCCGGTGCAGACGGGCTGCTGGACGGGCTTGACGTGGTGGTTGAACGGGGCCGCGCCCTGATGGGCGGTGGCGCATGA
- a CDS encoding glycosyltransferase family 4 protein has translation MARGLMAALQQGGATVAVASTLRSRDGAGDSAAQAMLFNAAEAEVTQAIARGRTEGWQAWITYHNYYKAPDLIGPAVARALGIPYLLVESSRARKRLTGPWAGFAQAAEAASDAADVIFYLTHRDAETLRRDQTAGQRLVHLPPFLAQGALPPPSALDGPMLAVGMLRDGDKRASYQIIAETLALLPADSWRLDIAGDGPARTEIETMLAPFGDAVRFLGELDADAMAAAYRHASLLFWPGVNEAFGLAYLEAQAAGLPVVAQDRPGVRDVLAPGPYPSPASGTAPLAAQITALLSDTTLRHTRAQAARDFVAQHHLLPTATATLLAGLESCGVRP, from the coding sequence ATGGCGCGTGGGTTGATGGCCGCGCTGCAACAGGGGGGCGCGACGGTCGCAGTCGCCAGCACCCTGCGCAGCCGCGATGGGGCGGGAGACAGCGCGGCGCAGGCCATGCTTTTCAACGCTGCCGAGGCCGAAGTGACTCAAGCCATCGCCCGCGGTCGCACCGAAGGCTGGCAGGCGTGGATCACCTATCACAACTATTACAAGGCCCCCGACCTGATCGGCCCCGCCGTCGCCCGCGCCCTTGGCATCCCCTATCTGCTGGTCGAATCCAGCCGCGCGCGCAAACGGCTGACAGGCCCGTGGGCCGGTTTCGCCCAAGCCGCCGAGGCCGCAAGCGACGCGGCGGATGTGATCTTTTACCTCACGCACCGCGATGCCGAGACGCTGCGCCGCGATCAGACCGCGGGGCAGCGGCTGGTGCATCTGCCGCCGTTTCTCGCACAGGGCGCTTTGCCGCCGCCGTCCGCGCTGGATGGCCCGATGCTGGCTGTCGGCATGCTGCGCGACGGGGACAAACGCGCCTCGTATCAGATCATCGCGGAGACGCTGGCGCTGCTGCCAGCAGACAGCTGGCGGTTGGATATCGCGGGTGACGGCCCCGCCCGCACCGAGATAGAGACGATGCTGGCCCCCTTTGGCGACGCGGTTCGGTTTCTTGGGGAGCTTGATGCAGACGCCATGGCCGCCGCCTATCGTCATGCGTCGCTGCTGTTCTGGCCCGGTGTGAACGAAGCCTTTGGCCTTGCCTATCTGGAGGCGCAGGCCGCCGGCCTGCCCGTCGTGGCCCAAGACCGCCCCGGCGTGCGCGATGTGCTGGCCCCCGGCCCCTATCCCTCGCCGGCAAGCGGCACCGCGCCGCTTGCCGCACAGATCACAGCGCTGCTGTCGGATACAACCCTACGCCACACACGCGCCCAAGCCGCCCGCGATTTTGTTGCGCAACATCATCTGCTTCCCACGGCCACCGCGACCTTGCTGGCAGGATTGGAAAGCTGCGGGGTGCGCCCGTGA
- a CDS encoding porin: MKMKHSLGTVTVAALGLASLPALAQAQEGPVWDVYGQLNFGVLSVDDGEDTNTTFIDNDNSNSRVGLTMTQALQNGSELRLTFEAGLGLTGSSAINGDDDSLDFDYHRTELRKLDLTYRTPNAGIFSFGQGSTSTDGSAEADFSGTGVAAYVGISDIAGSQQLRFADGTLSTVAIGNTNGSFDGSRRFRVRYDTPVFNGFSASVSYGQEVLSSGDDNDYTDVGTRYVQDYGDYSVDARLGYSFRDTSNDLVMGSAAVLHQPTGLNLAVSAGRRVAGDADYAYIKAGITRDYIAAGSTSFSVDYYDGNDFVVAGSSTSSVGVAVVQRLDAYNTELYATHRTYDFDDPSASYQDLDVTFVGARWKF, translated from the coding sequence ATGAAGATGAAACACTCGCTTGGCACAGTGACCGTTGCTGCCCTTGGTCTGGCGTCGCTTCCCGCGCTGGCACAGGCCCAAGAAGGCCCCGTCTGGGACGTTTACGGCCAACTGAACTTTGGCGTTCTGAGCGTTGACGATGGTGAAGACACAAACACCACGTTTATCGACAACGACAACTCCAACAGCCGCGTTGGTCTGACCATGACCCAAGCGCTGCAAAACGGGTCCGAACTGCGTCTGACCTTCGAAGCAGGCCTTGGCCTGACCGGGTCCTCCGCCATCAATGGCGATGACGACAGCCTGGATTTCGACTACCACCGCACCGAACTGCGCAAACTGGACCTGACATACCGCACACCAAACGCGGGTATCTTCTCGTTTGGTCAAGGCAGCACATCGACAGATGGCTCGGCCGAAGCTGACTTCTCGGGCACCGGTGTGGCCGCCTATGTGGGCATCAGCGACATCGCGGGCAGCCAGCAGCTGCGTTTCGCGGATGGCACCCTGTCGACCGTCGCAATCGGGAACACCAACGGCTCTTTCGACGGCAGCCGTCGCTTCCGCGTGCGCTATGACACACCTGTGTTCAACGGCTTCTCCGCATCGGTTTCCTACGGTCAGGAAGTCCTGAGCTCGGGCGATGACAACGACTACACCGATGTCGGCACACGCTACGTTCAAGACTACGGCGACTATTCGGTTGACGCGCGCTTGGGCTATTCGTTCCGCGACACCAGCAACGATCTGGTCATGGGCTCCGCCGCTGTTCTGCACCAACCCACCGGTCTGAACCTCGCGGTTTCCGCAGGTCGCCGCGTGGCGGGTGACGCAGACTACGCCTACATCAAAGCGGGCATCACCCGTGATTACATCGCAGCGGGTTCGACATCCTTCTCCGTTGATTACTACGACGGGAACGACTTCGTTGTCGCAGGGTCCAGCACCTCTTCCGTGGGTGTCGCCGTTGTTCAGCGTCTCGACGCGTACAACACCGAGCTTTACGCAACACACCGCACCTATGACTTCGACGATCCGTCGGCATCCTATCAGGATCTGGACGTGACCTTCGTTGGTGCGCGCTGGAAGTTCTAA
- a CDS encoding polysaccharide deacetylase family protein: MTVNWAILDAELALWRAEGLHLPIWWRDDDAIAPTPALDRLAALAEDLSLPVHIAVIPEHADPALAAYSKDRPLIRPLVHGWQHISHAPAGAKKAEFGHPRPDAAHELAQALNRMQQLFGDDLLPIFVPPWNRLDDGLLPVLADAGYVGVSTYGPRSNRIAAPGLVQINTHIDPIFWRGTRSLVPPDKLIADITKRLQDRRKGRTDPQEPLGFLTHHLVHDEDIWGFTHACLARLLDGGALPAQITELP; the protein is encoded by the coding sequence ATGACCGTGAATTGGGCCATTCTTGACGCCGAGCTTGCCCTATGGCGCGCAGAAGGATTGCACCTGCCGATCTGGTGGCGCGATGATGATGCCATCGCCCCAACCCCCGCGCTGGATCGCCTTGCCGCACTGGCGGAGGACCTGTCCCTGCCCGTGCATATCGCCGTGATCCCTGAACACGCAGACCCCGCGCTTGCCGCCTATAGCAAGGACCGTCCGCTGATCCGCCCGCTGGTACATGGCTGGCAGCATATCAGCCACGCGCCCGCAGGGGCCAAAAAGGCAGAGTTCGGACACCCGCGCCCGGACGCGGCCCACGAGCTCGCCCAAGCACTGAACCGGATGCAACAGCTGTTTGGCGACGACCTGCTGCCGATCTTTGTGCCGCCATGGAACCGGTTGGACGATGGGTTGCTGCCCGTGCTGGCAGACGCAGGCTATGTCGGGGTGTCGACCTATGGCCCGCGGAGCAACCGGATTGCCGCCCCCGGGTTGGTGCAGATCAACACCCATATCGACCCGATTTTCTGGCGCGGCACCCGCAGCCTTGTCCCACCGGACAAGCTGATTGCGGATATCACCAAACGGCTGCAGGACCGCCGCAAGGGGCGGACTGACCCGCAGGAACCCTTGGGGTTTCTGACCCACCACTTGGTGCATGACGAAGATATCTGGGGGTTCACCCACGCCTGCCTTGCGCGGTTGCTGGACGGTGGAGCGCTACCTGCACAGATCACAGAGCTGCCCTGA